CTATAGAGATGTGGAGTTGGGATAGGAAAGGAGGGAAACGGTTTGCTTTTAATCCCCTTGCTTTTAACTGGTTCAGCTGTTCTGTTTACCCTCTATGCAGGGTTAACGATACGAAGAAGGAAGGATTACAAGGCATATGCTAAGAAAGTGCTTCTTTTTTCCTCAGTGGCTATTTTAGCCTCCGTAGTTTTACTTTTTCTTCTCCCCGTATCAGGGGCTTCCGCTGCCCCAGAGGAGTCAGCGATTTCAATACCTCGTAGTATAGATATAGCCGCTGGCTACATTGGTGCTGCGGTTGCAGTAGGGGCTGCTGCCATTGGAGCGGGTATAGCGGTTGCAGCTACAGGTAGCGCCATGATAGGAGTAATGGCTGAAAAGCCTGAGCTAATTGGCAGAGCAATGATCGTTGTGGCTCTTGCCGAGGGAATAGCAATATATGGTATGATAATTGCCATAATGATTCTTGCTAAGCTATGATTGGCAGAGCTTTCGTTCTCGGTAGTAAGGAGGCAGTCGTTGGTTTCCGATTAGCTGGGATTCGAGGAGAGGTTGTTGAAGACAGGGAGACCGCTTTAAAGTTGTTTAAGTGCCTCGTTTCCTCGGGGGATTATAGATTGCTTGTGATCACGGAAGGTATAGCGCGCTTTTTGAGAAATGAGATAGAGGAGATAAAATCGAGGAAGCTTTTTCCTCTTATTGTGGAGATTCCAGATAGGGGTGGTTTCAGGGAAAAGCCTTCCGATTTTCTGGAGAGGATGATAAGGGAAGCTTTAGGGCTTTCCTTAAAGGGGTGATATAGGATTGGAGGAAAGGGTTAGGCTTCTTAGGGAGGAAATACTGAAGGAAGCTGAGCTTGAGAAAAGGCGACTTTGGGAGGAGTTTGAAAGAAGAAAAGCAGAGGATTGGGAAAGATCAAGAAGCAGGGCGGAGAGAGAGACGATGAGAATGATGGAGGAGGTAGAGATGAAAGCGGAGGATATGGTTTCTCGCGAGATAGCTAACGCGATGTTTAATGCTCGAAAGATAATTCTTGAGGAGAGAGATGCAGTCTTGCGGGAAACCATGGAGAAGGCGAGACAGGAGATATTTAAGATTGTGGAGAGAAAAGACGAGTATAGGGAGAGAATGAGAAAACTTCTAAGAGAGTGTATAGATTATCTTGGAGGGAGTTTTGAAGTCGCGTCTAATCCGAGGGATGTTGACCTTATTAGAGAGCTTTCTCAGGAAATGAGTGTGAAGGCGAATATCCATCCCGATCTTGGAATATCGGGTGGGATCAAGGCATGGACGGGAAAAAAGGCGATAGATAATACTCTTAAAGGAAGATGGGAGAGAAGAAAGAGAGAGATGCAGATGGAGGTGTTAAAAGAGCTCTTTGAGTAGGAAATGGAAAGGCTTATAGGACATATAAGGTGGATAAGCGGACCTGTGGTTAAGGTTAAAACGGTAGAGGATGTTAAGATGCTCGAGATGGTTAGAGTTGGAGATATGGGATTGATAGGCGAGGTTATATCTGTTAGCGAGAAAGAGGCGGTAATTCAGGTTTATGAGGAAACAGAGGGACTACGCCTTGGGGAAGGAGTTTTTGGAACCGGTGAGCCTCTATCGATGACTCTTGGTCCGGGGCTTTTAGGTGGTATCTTCGATGGCATAGGAAGGCCACTCACGGCGATAAAGAAGGAGCTCGGGGATTTTATCCTGAGAGGAGCTAATCCTCCTTCGCTTTCCTTCGAAGACATGTGGAGGGTAAGGATTGAGGTAAAAAAGGGGGATTTTTTGAAGCCGGGAGATATAGTTGCTCGCATTAGGGAAACGCCTCTTATAGAGCATCGAATCATGTGTCCTCTCGGGGTAAGTGGAGTAGTAATTGAGACCAAGGAAAGCGGCGATTATACGATAAATGCGGTTATAGCGAGAGTAAAGGATGAAAAAGGTAGAATACATGAGATCAAGCTATTTCACCGCTGGCCTGTTCGAAAGCCGCGTCCCATTTTGAGAAGAATATCTCTTGATGAACCTCTTCTTACAGGTCAGAGGGTTTTGGATTTTCTTTTTCCTCTTGCTAAGGGAGGAACTGCTGCTATTCCAGGAGGGTTTGGAACGGGGAAGACGGTTACCCAGCATCAGCTTGCCAAGTGGGCCGATGCTGATGTGATAGTTTATATAGGTTGTGGAGAGAGAGGAAACGAGATGACTGAGGTGCTTGAGGATTTTCCAAAGCTTGTGGATCCTCAAAGTGGTCATTCTCTCATGGAAAGGATAGTTCTCATTGCTAATGTATCAAATATGCCGGTTTCCGCTCGCGAGGCTTCCATCTTTACCGGTATCACGATAGCCGAATATTTCAGGGATATGGGATACGATGTTGCGGTTATGGCTGACTCTACGTCGAGATGGGCAGAGGCTTTAAGAGAGATAGCGGGAAGGCTTGAGGAGATGCCGGCAGAGGAAGGTTTTCCTGCATATTTACCCACTCGCTTAGCGGAGTTTTATGAGAGGGCAGGTAGGGTAATAACCCTCGGTGGTAGGAAAGGTTCCGTCAGCATAATAGGGGCGGTTTCCCCACCGGGTGGTGACTTTTCTGAACCGGTGACCCAGCACACGCGTAGATTTATAAGATGCTTTTGGGCGCTCGATAAGGAGCTTGCCAGTGCGAGGCACTTTCCCTCGGTTAACTGGCTTAACAGCTATAGCGAATATTTTGAGGATCTTAAGGGGTGGTTCAGGCAAAAGGTTGCCGAGGATTTTCCAATATTAAGAGAGAGGGTTATGAACATTCTTCAGGAGGAGAGTAATCTTCAGAGAATAGCTCAGCTTGTGGGAGTGGGAGTTCTGCCAGAACCTCAAAAGCTTATTCTGCTCTCAGCTAAAATGCTCAGGGAGGGTTTTTTACGTCAGAATGCTTTTGATCCGGTGGATACCTACTGCTCTCCTCGAAAGAGCTATCTTTTGCTTAAGCTTATGTTAAAGTATTACGACAGAGCGAGTGAGCTCGTTAAAAAGGGAGTCCTGGTTCAGAGAATAGAGGAGCTTCCTATAACCTCGAGGATTTTAAGATTTTCATTTACCGTTTCAGAAGACAAGATGGAAGAGGAATATCTCTCTTTAAGGGATGAACTTGAGAGGGAATTCTCAGAGCTTGAGAGGGAATATGAAAAGATCCTCTCCTATAGGAGGAGAGCTTGATGCTTGAATACATAGGGGTTAAGAAGATAACCGGTCCACTCATATTTATAGAATCGATGAGAGAGCTCTTTTACGGTGAGGTGATTGAGATATCCTCTCATGATGGAGAGGAAAGAGTGGGGAAGGTTATAGAACTTGGTGATGAGCTTGCGGTTATACAGGTTTTTGAGGGAACGGAGGGGTTAAGCCCTGCCAAGACGAGAATAAGGTTAGCAGGAGACACCTTTAAAATAGGCGTGTCTCGGGAAGTTATAGGAAGGGTTTTTGATGGTATGGGTAGACCTATAGATGGAGGACCTGAGATAATGGCTGAGGATTTCATAGATGTAAACGGGAACGCTATAAATCCCGTTTCGAGAAGTTATCCTCGTGACTTTATCCAAACGGGGATATCTGCTATAGATGTGCCAATGACTATAATAAGGGGTCAGAAACTGCCCATATTTTCGGGAAGTGGCCTTCCCCATAACGAGATGGCAGTTCAAATAGCTAAGCAGGCAAAGGTCCATGACGCGGAGTTTGCGATAGTCTTCGCGGCTATGGGGGTAAAGCACGATGTCGCTCGCTTTTTCTTAGAAAGCTTTGAAAGAAGCGGTGCTTTGAGAAGCTCGGTTGTTTTCTTAAACCTTGCGAGCGATCCCGTTATAGAGAGATTGATTACTCCGAGATGTGCTTTAACGGTTGCGGAATTTTTGGCTTTTGAGCTTGGTATGCATATTTTGGTTATATTAACTGATATGACTAACTACTGTGAAGCGCTAAGGGAGCTTTCCTCGCGCAGAGGAGAGATCCCCGCAAGAAAGGGATATCCTGGTTATATGTATAGCGATCTTGCTTCCATATATGAAAGGGCGGGTAGAATAAGGGGAAGAGATGGCTCCATAACTCAGATTCCGATAATATCCATGCCAGAGGATGATATGACCCATCCTATCCCAGATTTAACTGGCTATATAACTGAGGGACAGATAGTTTTAAGCAGAGAGCTTTACAGGAGGGGGATATACCCTCCCGTTAATATCCTTCCCTCGCTTTCTCGCCTAATGAAGAGTGGTATAGGTGAGGGAAAAACGAGAAAGGATCATCCTCATCTGTCAGACCAGCTTTACGCTTCTTACTCTCATGCGCGGTGGGTAAGGAGCCTTGCTTCCATTGTTGGTGAGGATGAGCTTTCTCCTCGAGAGAGATTATATCTAAGATTTGCCGATGAGTTTGAAAGGAGATTTATAAGTCAGGGGTTTGATGAGGAAAGGAGTATAGAAAGAAGTCTTGATATCGGCTGGGAAGTTCTCTCTTTGTTGCCAGAAGAAGAACTTCATAGGGTTTCTAAGGAGGAGATTGATGAGTTTTACGGAAGGCGGGAAGAGGAGTGAATCTGGAGCTCACCAAAAGCGGCCTTCTTAAGGTTAAGGACATGCTTTCTCTTGCAAGGCAAGGTTATAGGCTTATGGATCAAAAGAGAAATATTCTCATATCCGAGCTTGTTAAGTATCTCGAGCTTGCCAGAGAGCTTCAAGAAAAGGTCATCAAGGAGTTCGAGAGAGCCTATAGTACGTTAACCTTTGCGAGCATAACTCTTGGTATGGAAACCGTTGAGGAGATAGCATTTGGCGCTGAGGAGAAGGTGAAAATAGCGGTTGCCGAGAGGAGCGTGATGGGCGTTCCCATCCCCATTCTTGCTGTGGAAGGAGACAACCTTAAGGAAGGGACTTTCTCGCCATTCTATAGCGTTTACAGAACAAACATGGCTCTTGATAGGGCAATACTCGAGTTCAGAAAGCTATTTGATACGGTTGTCCTTTTAGCCGAAATAGAGAATGCTATTTATAGGCTTGCGTGGGAAATAAAGGTTACTCAAAGGAGAGCTAATGCCTTAGAGGAGGTTATAATTCCGGAGCTTGAGAAAGCTAAGAAGAGGATAGAAGAACATCTTGAGGAGAGGGAGAGAGAAGAATTCTTTAAGTTAAAGAGGATAAAAAGGATTCAGTGATTCCAGCCTTCTTTGCCCTTTAGCGGTACGAAAACGCATCCCCCAAAGTCCTCTCCGTCAAGGCTTCCATCTTCCCTTTTTACATATTTATAAAGGCTCTGAATGAATCTTTCTCCTATCGGTATTACGAGCCTTCCTCCTATTTTAAGTTGCTTTATCAAGGGGGTGGGAACCTTTGGAGCAGCAGCGGTTACTATTATCGCATCATAGGGTGCGTTTTCTTCCCATCCTAAGGTCCCGTCGCCTACCTTAACCCTAACGTTTTTATACCCCAGCTTTTCCAGCGTTTCAGCTGCCTTTACGGCGAGAGCGGGGATTCTCTCAACGGAATAGACCTCTTTAGCAAGCTCCGCTAAAATTGCTGCTTGATAGCCTGAACCCGTTCCTATTTCGAGTACCTTTTCATTTCCCTTTAAATCAAGAAGGCTTGTCATTAAGGCAACTATATATGGCTGGGAGATAGTTTGCCCCTCACCTATAGGTAGGGGATGGTCGTCATATGCCCTTTCTCTGTACTCCTCTGGGACGAAAAGATGACGTGGAACACGCATCATTGCGCGCAGAACGCGCTCATCTTTTATCCCTCTTATTTCTATTTGAGATTCTACCATTCGCTTTCTGAGTTCGTTCCAATCAAGCTCTTTTTTCTTCCAGAAAGGAATCACCCTCTTTTAGAATAAAAAAATGGCGCGGTTGGCGGGAGTCGAACCCGCAACCTCCGGCTTAGGAGGCCAGCGCTCTGTCCTATTGAGCTACAACCGCACCACTCAAGACTAATCTTACCAAAATTTCACTTAGAATGCAAGCGTCTTGCTTAAGCTTCGGCTTCGACGGGAGCTATTTCCTTGGGACCCTTGCTGTAAAGCTCTCTCGCTCTTCTTAAAAGTTCTATAAGTTCCTCAGATATATTCTTCGTTCTCTTAAGAGCTTTTCTTGCGGCTTCGCTATTTCCAGCCCTTATCACTTCTAAAGCGCTCTCGTGTAAAAGCTTGTGCTTTTCTCTCACCGCATCCCAGAGCATCTTTTCTTCTTCGCTTAGATTCTTTCTCATTAGGTTTAGGAAAACCCCCAAAGAGCATTTTTCAGGATCTGTCTCTCTATTCCATTCTGCTCCCTCGTTTACGCTTTTTTCAAGCAACTGAAGCCACTCTCTGTGAGCCTTTTCGCTCCTCTCTATCTCCTCTACAAATTCCTTTTCCGTTTCCACGTGAAATTTCATAAGGATATTTACGGTTTCTTCGAATATAGCGGCGGTTTCTTTCGAAGACTGGGTTACCTTTTCGCTTTCCTCCCTGA
Above is a genomic segment from Synergistota bacterium containing:
- a CDS encoding ATPase produces the protein MFTLYAGLTIRRRKDYKAYAKKVLLFSSVAILASVVLLFLLPVSGASAAPEESAISIPRSIDIAAGYIGAAVAVGAAAIGAGIAVAATGSAMIGVMAEKPELIGRAMIVVALAEGIAIYGMIIAIMILAKL
- a CDS encoding V-type ATP synthase subunit F, producing MIGRAFVLGSKEAVVGFRLAGIRGEVVEDRETALKLFKCLVSSGDYRLLVITEGIARFLRNEIEEIKSRKLFPLIVEIPDRGGFREKPSDFLERMIREALGLSLKG
- a CDS encoding V-type ATP synthase subunit A, translating into MGHIRWISGPVVKVKTVEDVKMLEMVRVGDMGLIGEVISVSEKEAVIQVYEETEGLRLGEGVFGTGEPLSMTLGPGLLGGIFDGIGRPLTAIKKELGDFILRGANPPSLSFEDMWRVRIEVKKGDFLKPGDIVARIRETPLIEHRIMCPLGVSGVVIETKESGDYTINAVIARVKDEKGRIHEIKLFHRWPVRKPRPILRRISLDEPLLTGQRVLDFLFPLAKGGTAAIPGGFGTGKTVTQHQLAKWADADVIVYIGCGERGNEMTEVLEDFPKLVDPQSGHSLMERIVLIANVSNMPVSAREASIFTGITIAEYFRDMGYDVAVMADSTSRWAEALREIAGRLEEMPAEEGFPAYLPTRLAEFYERAGRVITLGGRKGSVSIIGAVSPPGGDFSEPVTQHTRRFIRCFWALDKELASARHFPSVNWLNSYSEYFEDLKGWFRQKVAEDFPILRERVMNILQEESNLQRIAQLVGVGVLPEPQKLILLSAKMLREGFLRQNAFDPVDTYCSPRKSYLLLKLMLKYYDRASELVKKGVLVQRIEELPITSRILRFSFTVSEDKMEEEYLSLRDELEREFSELEREYEKILSYRRRA
- a CDS encoding V-type ATP synthase subunit B, coding for MLEYIGVKKITGPLIFIESMRELFYGEVIEISSHDGEERVGKVIELGDELAVIQVFEGTEGLSPAKTRIRLAGDTFKIGVSREVIGRVFDGMGRPIDGGPEIMAEDFIDVNGNAINPVSRSYPRDFIQTGISAIDVPMTIIRGQKLPIFSGSGLPHNEMAVQIAKQAKVHDAEFAIVFAAMGVKHDVARFFLESFERSGALRSSVVFLNLASDPVIERLITPRCALTVAEFLAFELGMHILVILTDMTNYCEALRELSSRRGEIPARKGYPGYMYSDLASIYERAGRIRGRDGSITQIPIISMPEDDMTHPIPDLTGYITEGQIVLSRELYRRGIYPPVNILPSLSRLMKSGIGEGKTRKDHPHLSDQLYASYSHARWVRSLASIVGEDELSPRERLYLRFADEFERRFISQGFDEERSIERSLDIGWEVLSLLPEEELHRVSKEEIDEFYGRREEE
- a CDS encoding V-type ATP synthase subunit D, whose translation is MNLELTKSGLLKVKDMLSLARQGYRLMDQKRNILISELVKYLELARELQEKVIKEFERAYSTLTFASITLGMETVEEIAFGAEEKVKIAVAERSVMGVPIPILAVEGDNLKEGTFSPFYSVYRTNMALDRAILEFRKLFDTVVLLAEIENAIYRLAWEIKVTQRRANALEEVIIPELEKAKKRIEEHLEEREREEFFKLKRIKRIQ
- a CDS encoding protein-L-isoaspartate(D-aspartate) O-methyltransferase yields the protein MVESQIEIRGIKDERVLRAMMRVPRHLFVPEEYRERAYDDHPLPIGEGQTISQPYIVALMTSLLDLKGNEKVLEIGTGSGYQAAILAELAKEVYSVERIPALAVKAAETLEKLGYKNVRVKVGDGTLGWEENAPYDAIIVTAAAPKVPTPLIKQLKIGGRLVIPIGERFIQSLYKYVKREDGSLDGEDFGGCVFVPLKGKEGWNH